From Syntrophales bacterium, one genomic window encodes:
- a CDS encoding efflux RND transporter periplasmic adaptor subunit, whose protein sequence is MPEKTLYSNSWYRVASLKPFVRNHAEIHRQDYRGKVWYVLEDHASGRFHRFTEETYFIIGLMNGKWTLQQIWEAACRNLGEDMPTQDELIALVSQLHQADVLQTDISPDIGNLHRRQQKDRQTRFWNAVRSPLAMRLPLLDPDRFLEKTMRITRPFFTLPAGVLWLAIVVSAVFLAITHWQDLTANLADRVLLLENLFTFWLIYPVVKTFHEFGHAYAVKRWGGEVHEMGVMFIVFMPIPYVDASAATAFPDKWQRMIVGGSGIAVELLIASLSMFLWLNLEPGAARAVAYNTMIVTGVSTLFFNGNPLLKFDGYYVLCDLLEIPNLGMRANRYLGYLAQRYLIRNEEAEYPISDKGEAGWLFVYGVSSFCYRLYITLRIALFVAGRFFLIGILIALWAIAGLLLGPLARAGRLIMANRALYKLRGRILAIFLITVGGLLLFATAISFPSFTTAEGILWPGDQSQLRSGAEGFIREIVAVPGNQVKPGQILIRCENSDLVFQVRLLEAERMELEARYRSAFVRDRNEERILKEEIAHIQEKIAEAREELAALDVRSPAAGILFLPQAGDMPGRFVKRGDALGYVIDYSKINVRVVIPQADVDRVRSNVRSVKLRLAEAPSVEIASELIREVPAASSNLPSFALSLQGGGAIALDPEAGNVPKSFENYFHFDLRMPVRTALRIGERVYVRFEHDPESLMRRGYRAIRHLFLRTFDI, encoded by the coding sequence ATGCCGGAAAAGACCCTTTACAGCAATTCCTGGTATCGCGTGGCGTCTCTCAAGCCGTTTGTCCGAAATCATGCGGAAATACACCGCCAGGATTACCGGGGAAAGGTGTGGTATGTTCTCGAGGACCACGCCAGCGGACGTTTTCACAGATTCACGGAAGAAACATATTTCATCATCGGTCTCATGAACGGGAAGTGGACACTGCAGCAGATATGGGAAGCCGCTTGCCGTAACCTGGGTGAGGATATGCCGACCCAGGACGAGCTGATTGCGCTTGTCTCCCAGCTTCACCAGGCGGACGTTTTACAGACCGATATCTCTCCCGATATCGGGAATCTCCATCGCAGGCAGCAAAAAGACCGGCAGACCCGCTTCTGGAATGCCGTTCGCTCGCCGCTGGCCATGCGTCTCCCCCTGCTGGATCCGGACCGGTTTCTGGAAAAGACGATGAGAATCACCCGCCCGTTCTTCACCCTGCCGGCGGGAGTTCTCTGGCTTGCAATCGTTGTTTCGGCCGTCTTCCTGGCCATAACCCATTGGCAGGACCTCACGGCGAATCTGGCGGACCGCGTCCTCCTGCTGGAAAATCTCTTTACCTTCTGGCTGATTTATCCCGTGGTGAAAACTTTTCACGAATTCGGCCATGCTTATGCGGTCAAACGATGGGGGGGAGAGGTGCACGAAATGGGCGTGATGTTCATCGTTTTCATGCCCATTCCGTACGTAGATGCCTCGGCGGCGACGGCCTTCCCCGACAAATGGCAAAGGATGATTGTCGGCGGATCGGGCATCGCCGTTGAGCTGCTCATCGCATCCCTGTCAATGTTCTTGTGGTTGAACCTGGAACCCGGCGCCGCAAGGGCCGTTGCCTACAACACAATGATCGTTACCGGCGTATCGACCCTTTTTTTCAATGGAAATCCCCTGCTGAAATTCGACGGCTATTACGTTCTTTGCGATCTCCTCGAAATTCCCAATTTGGGAATGCGCGCCAATCGATATCTCGGGTACCTTGCGCAGCGCTACCTGATCCGGAACGAAGAGGCGGAGTATCCGATCTCCGACAAAGGAGAAGCTGGCTGGCTATTTGTCTATGGGGTAAGTTCCTTTTGCTATCGACTCTACATCACCCTGCGGATCGCGCTTTTTGTTGCGGGACGATTCTTTTTGATCGGCATTTTGATTGCCTTGTGGGCCATTGCGGGACTCCTGCTCGGACCGCTGGCAAGGGCGGGCCGTCTGATCATGGCCAATCGCGCGCTTTACAAACTGCGTGGTCGCATTCTGGCAATTTTCCTCATCACTGTGGGGGGATTGCTGTTGTTTGCGACAGCCATATCCTTCCCGTCCTTCACAACGGCGGAAGGCATCCTGTGGCCCGGGGACCAGTCACAGTTGCGCAGTGGCGCCGAGGGGTTTATCAGGGAAATCGTTGCCGTTCCGGGAAATCAGGTGAAACCGGGGCAAATCCTGATTCGGTGTGAAAATTCTGATCTTGTTTTCCAGGTCAGGCTGCTGGAAGCGGAACGTATGGAATTAGAAGCTCGATATCGAAGCGCTTTCGTCCGGGATCGCAACGAAGAAAGGATATTGAAAGAAGAAATCGCCCACATCCAGGAGAAGATTGCCGAGGCGAGAGAAGAACTGGCGGCCCTTGACGTCCGCAGTCCCGCGGCGGGGATTTTGTTTCTGCCGCAGGCGGGAGATATGCCCGGCCGTTTCGTGAAGCGGGGGGATGCTCTGGGATATGTGATCGATTACAGCAAGATAAATGTCAGGGTGGTGATTCCCCAGGCCGATGTGGATCGGGTAAGGAGCAATGTCCGTTCGGTCAAATTACGGCTTGCCGAGGCCCCGTCCGTCGAAATTGCGTCAGAGCTTATCCGCGAAGTACCGGCTGCATCGAGCAATCTTCCCAGTTTCGCCCTCTCGCTTCAGGGCGGCGGCGCCATTGCGCTCGATCCCGAGGCGGGTAATGTGCCAAAATCGTTCGAAAATTATTTTCATTTTGACCTCCGGATGCCGGTGCGGACCGCGTTGCGGATCGGAGAACGGGTTTACGTAAGATTCGAGCATGACCCGGAATCGCTGATGCGCAGAGGGTACCGAGCGATAAGGCATCTTTTCCTGAGGACCTTCGATATCTGA
- a CDS encoding DUF3467 domain-containing protein — MNQKKDTDIESKDITAGTAEEQENVKAMIQWDASRMESTYANVCNVSCTREEFTLLFGINKTWDAGQRKLTVDMTDRIILNPFAAKRLSILLGSVVRQYEGRFGEIHLEVAEEK, encoded by the coding sequence ATGAATCAAAAAAAAGATACCGATATCGAAAGCAAGGACATAACTGCCGGAACAGCAGAAGAGCAGGAGAACGTGAAAGCGATGATCCAGTGGGATGCTTCCCGGATGGAGTCGACATATGCCAACGTATGCAATGTCTCCTGCACAAGGGAAGAATTCACTCTTCTATTCGGAATCAACAAAACGTGGGATGCCGGTCAGCGCAAACTCACGGTTGACATGACGGATCGCATCATCCTCAACCCCTTCGCCGCAAAGCGTCTTTCCATTCTCCTTGGCAGCGTTGTCCGCCAATACGAAGGCCGTTTCGGTGAAATTCATCTGGAGGTTGCCGAAGAGAAGTGA
- a CDS encoding efflux RND transporter periplasmic adaptor subunit — protein sequence MRPAVRIPYLLVICLLALFCLGAGPVGYHLKGLLEPSDIVELSSQIPGIIEAVLVDRGDRVKKGQVLVRLQSKVEQATVELAAARLAFGKRKVQRNEELFQKKLISVHEKDEMETEVKIAELQLGEAMEKLRLRTIICPIDGVVMKRQLSPGEYVGEGSIMMIARVNPINVEVYAPASLFTKIRKGMQAEIRPESPVNGVYLGKVAVVDEVIDAASGTFGIRIELPNPDNLVNAGLNCSVRFLLQ from the coding sequence ATGCGACCTGCGGTCAGAATTCCCTATCTCCTGGTAATTTGCCTGCTGGCTCTGTTCTGTCTCGGCGCCGGGCCGGTCGGCTATCACCTGAAAGGTCTTCTCGAACCGAGCGATATTGTGGAGTTGAGCAGTCAGATTCCAGGTATTATCGAGGCGGTTTTGGTGGATCGAGGTGATCGAGTGAAGAAGGGCCAAGTCCTTGTCAGGCTGCAATCAAAGGTGGAGCAGGCCACGGTAGAGCTGGCCGCTGCCCGTCTTGCATTCGGCAAGCGTAAAGTCCAGCGGAATGAGGAACTTTTTCAGAAAAAGCTGATCTCCGTTCATGAAAAAGATGAGATGGAGACGGAGGTCAAGATCGCAGAGCTTCAGCTCGGGGAAGCAATGGAGAAACTCCGGCTGCGCACCATCATCTGTCCGATTGACGGCGTGGTGATGAAGCGACAGCTTTCTCCCGGTGAATATGTAGGCGAAGGTTCAATCATGATGATTGCCCGCGTGAATCCAATCAACGTGGAGGTCTATGCCCCCGCTTCGCTGTTCACGAAAATCCGCAAGGGAATGCAGGCGGAAATAAGGCCCGAGTCGCCTGTAAACGGTGTCTATCTGGGTAAAGTAGCAGTCGTTGACGAGGTCATCGACGCTGCGAGTGGCACGTTTGGGATTCGAATAGAGTTGCCTAATCCGGATAATCTGGTCAACGCGGGGCTGAATTGCAGCGTCCGCTTTCTTCTGCAGTAA
- a CDS encoding tetratricopeptide repeat protein → MKRALLSSVMIVFAVLCFFAGLPMPASGQDSQALREGIEQYNQENYEEAILPLTRARTEAPLSAEAAFYLGMAFRQINDLPNAYRQFEDSVNLKPLSDNAILEFIEVSTLVGRLDVAKKWIAVAEEHKVYPARVAFLKGVTLAREEKYDAAIAAFENAKRIEPAYAQPADLQIGVCYLNQRKYVLARDRFQAAVTKDPLSDMASYARRYQEAA, encoded by the coding sequence ATGAAAAGAGCGCTGCTCTCATCTGTCATGATTGTCTTTGCGGTCCTGTGCTTTTTTGCCGGACTGCCCATGCCCGCCTCGGGACAGGATTCGCAAGCCCTGCGGGAAGGTATCGAGCAATACAACCAGGAGAATTATGAAGAGGCGATCCTGCCCCTGACCAGAGCCAGGACGGAAGCCCCGTTATCGGCAGAAGCGGCCTTCTACCTCGGCATGGCCTTCCGCCAGATCAACGACCTCCCGAACGCCTACCGGCAGTTCGAGGACTCGGTCAACCTGAAGCCGCTTTCCGACAATGCCATCCTCGAATTCATCGAGGTGTCCACCCTCGTTGGCCGGCTCGACGTTGCGAAGAAGTGGATCGCCGTCGCGGAAGAGCACAAGGTCTACCCCGCGCGGGTGGCCTTCCTCAAGGGGGTGACCCTGGCCAGGGAGGAGAAGTACGACGCGGCCATCGCCGCCTTCGAAAATGCCAAGCGGATCGAACCGGCCTATGCCCAGCCGGCCGACCTCCAGATCGGCGTCTGCTATCTGAACCAGCGCAAATACGTGCTGGCCCGGGATCGCTTCCAGGCGGCAGTCACGAAGGATCCGCTGTCCGACATGGCTTCCTACGCCAGACGGTATCAGGAGGCCGCATAG
- a CDS encoding DJ-1/PfpI family protein, producing MKIMDDFEWRVCATAGHVVDDRGLRSEADAFAEPLDSYDMLFVPGGFGTRSLQHDGNFVDWLKTAGAARLKVSVCTGALLLGAAGFLRDKRATTHPSALKELEPYCREVVRERVVDEGDIITAGGVSSAIDAGLHVVEKLAGPDARVRIAAQMDYPYRWNA from the coding sequence ATGAAGATCATGGACGATTTCGAATGGCGTGTCTGCGCAACCGCCGGTCACGTCGTCGACGATCGAGGGCTTCGGAGCGAAGCGGATGCCTTTGCCGAGCCTCTCGATTCCTACGACATGCTTTTCGTGCCCGGAGGGTTCGGCACAAGGAGCCTCCAGCATGACGGGAATTTTGTCGATTGGCTGAAAACGGCCGGCGCCGCGCGGCTCAAGGTATCGGTATGCACCGGCGCTCTCCTGCTCGGCGCCGCAGGCTTTCTTCGAGACAAGCGCGCGACGACGCACCCGAGCGCGCTCAAGGAACTGGAACCCTACTGCCGGGAGGTGGTCCGCGAGCGGGTGGTCGATGAAGGGGACATCATTACCGCGGGCGGCGTCTCGTCCGCCATCGACGCAGGTCTGCACGTCGTTGAGAAATTGGCCGGTCCGGATGCGCGCGTCCGGATTGCCGCCCAGATGGATTACCCCTATCGCTGGAACGCGTAG
- a CDS encoding HlyD family efflux transporter periplasmic adaptor subunit, which yields MAKVIITKAWEDLQTAANREEFIAAWLSVQCSMIPCCLQGVLVLQDKTTGAYIPVASWPEKGPFERLTGILNRTLAEKGGMLVQLPPPEGYSEGDEQQWYALAYPIIVDESLCGTVAIEVAASSEDFLGRAMEGLQWGSVWLENMFRRAQGVEDQNTLKRLKAAVDILAVVLSEESFQGAATAFVTEAATRLSCDRVSFGLVKNNSVQVKAISHTAIIGKKMNLIRSIGAVMEEAIMQRTEVVYPPTSAVEPTVVRDHERMVQIHGDRSILTLPLYGRGRYYAALTLERQIDRPFTNEDLSYIRSVAALTGPSLEDKYLNDRPIVLGIFGALKRQAVRIFGPGYTGRKIAVLSAALLIAFFSLAKGNYQLTADAVLEGSITRSIVVPMDGYIRKSFVKAGSAIPRNGTMCSMDERDLHLERQTWLSRKTQYERQYQAAVAKHDRAEASIISAQIDQAQAQIGMVEHKLGKTAIRAPFAGIVIKGDLSQRIGGAVTKGEEIFQIAPLDSYRLILKVDEQRIADVSAGQKGVLVLSSFSEKPFGFKVRKITPITTAEEGRNYFRVEANLDEASTRLRPGMEGVGKISVDRRLLFSIWTRGLIDWFRLRLWSWLP from the coding sequence ATGGCAAAGGTGATCATAACCAAGGCATGGGAGGATTTGCAAACTGCGGCAAATCGTGAAGAATTCATCGCCGCCTGGTTGTCAGTTCAGTGTTCCATGATTCCCTGCTGTCTGCAAGGCGTGCTTGTCCTCCAGGACAAAACGACCGGGGCATATATCCCGGTTGCTTCCTGGCCGGAAAAGGGACCTTTCGAGCGGTTGACGGGCATCCTCAACCGGACGCTTGCCGAAAAGGGGGGAATGCTCGTCCAACTGCCCCCGCCCGAAGGATATTCGGAGGGAGACGAACAGCAGTGGTATGCCTTAGCCTATCCGATTATCGTTGACGAGTCGCTCTGCGGGACCGTCGCGATAGAAGTGGCGGCATCATCGGAAGATTTCCTCGGGCGTGCCATGGAAGGGCTTCAGTGGGGCTCGGTATGGCTGGAGAACATGTTCCGTCGGGCACAGGGTGTTGAAGACCAAAATACGCTGAAGCGCCTGAAAGCGGCTGTGGATATTCTGGCCGTCGTACTTTCAGAGGAGAGCTTTCAAGGCGCAGCCACAGCTTTTGTCACTGAGGCGGCCACAAGGCTTTCCTGCGACCGGGTCAGCTTCGGACTTGTCAAGAATAATTCTGTCCAGGTCAAGGCTATTTCCCATACCGCAATCATCGGGAAGAAAATGAATCTCATCCGGTCGATCGGCGCCGTGATGGAAGAGGCCATCATGCAGCGAACGGAGGTTGTGTATCCTCCGACTTCCGCCGTGGAACCAACGGTCGTCCGCGATCATGAGCGCATGGTGCAGATACATGGCGACAGATCGATACTGACCCTTCCCCTGTATGGTCGGGGAAGGTATTATGCGGCCCTGACGCTGGAAAGACAGATTGACCGACCGTTCACGAACGAGGATTTGTCGTACATCAGAAGTGTAGCGGCACTGACCGGCCCGTCCCTGGAGGATAAGTATCTGAACGACCGCCCGATCGTGTTGGGCATTTTCGGCGCGCTGAAGCGGCAAGCCGTAAGGATCTTCGGTCCTGGATATACGGGGAGAAAGATCGCGGTTCTGTCAGCGGCGTTACTGATCGCTTTCTTTTCCCTGGCGAAGGGCAACTATCAGCTTACCGCGGATGCCGTCCTGGAGGGATCGATTACCCGGTCCATAGTAGTTCCTATGGATGGCTATATCAGGAAAAGCTTTGTTAAAGCGGGGAGTGCCATCCCCCGAAATGGAACGATGTGCAGCATGGATGAACGGGACCTTCATCTGGAGAGACAAACCTGGTTGAGCAGAAAGACGCAGTATGAGCGGCAATATCAGGCAGCGGTTGCAAAGCATGACCGCGCTGAGGCCAGTATTATCAGTGCCCAAATCGATCAAGCGCAGGCGCAGATCGGCATGGTTGAACACAAGCTGGGTAAGACCGCGATCAGGGCGCCATTTGCGGGGATTGTCATTAAAGGCGACCTCAGCCAGCGCATTGGCGGCGCAGTGACGAAGGGAGAGGAGATTTTTCAGATCGCGCCGCTCGATTCCTATCGGTTGATATTGAAGGTCGATGAACAACGTATCGCAGACGTGTCCGCGGGGCAAAAGGGCGTCCTCGTTCTTTCCTCTTTTTCCGAAAAACCCTTTGGATTCAAGGTGAGGAAGATTACGCCGATCACCACAGCCGAAGAAGGACGCAATTATTTTCGCGTGGAAGCAAATCTGGACGAGGCGTCAACGCGACTGCGTCCGGGGATGGAGGGCGTGGGAAAAATCAGCGTGGACCGGAGATTGCTCTTTTCCATCTGGACAAGGGGCCTGATCGACTGGTTCCGCCTCCGCCTCTGGTCCTGGCTGCCATAG
- a CDS encoding FecR family protein, giving the protein MNKIRKMAGILVSLLMLALPLTAFGAPVGKITHVEGRVDITSGDKARPANPGDPVDIGDILRAKSKARAEVTFLDGNIIRLAENTRIRITDYQAGEGKTSTLELFRGKVQNIVSALAKNARYEVHTPTAVCGVRGTDFFAFFLNGVSGFIPKEGTLYGYSRSMPQEVRSVTVGQAILVPAANRPAVIQPAKSGEVERHLQDTAPTGREKRGARSGQKVGAAAEAMNKITPLADMAGIPVSLTSAAGDLLTGEADIGKLQGYIGNLNNTAAGTFTTDGMLTRTSILSLVDLASQTLAYPGQGFSSREYSLPGGGSAGEYLNYTRSAPVNGVSTITAAGAQAMWGEASLAGPQSYTVVAGGVVNGLFDPATTPLTWADFPQGQGSFLETNIFLSQQTFMTDNDRENLEQTNRIPAFDVGMANLSGSNGALTVNMSNIKFFRFQAEADPRIWATNSVTGSYTANPAVGAQVKLNSSNGLAGLTHTFEVKQWDTGNRIWGASIYRGAGDTGGALSRSVADTARAATGNLPAGASPAISITELRGGAAGAIFPSPYPFSPGMGSFTGTAAGTVKTVK; this is encoded by the coding sequence ATGAATAAAATCAGGAAGATGGCGGGGATCCTGGTAAGCCTGCTGATGCTGGCGCTGCCCCTTACGGCCTTCGGCGCCCCGGTGGGGAAGATCACCCACGTCGAGGGCAGGGTGGACATCACTTCCGGCGACAAAGCCCGTCCGGCAAACCCCGGAGACCCGGTGGACATCGGCGACATCCTGCGCGCCAAGAGCAAAGCCAGGGCCGAGGTTACCTTCCTGGACGGGAACATCATCCGTCTCGCCGAGAACACACGGATCCGGATCACGGATTATCAGGCGGGAGAGGGCAAGACCAGCACCCTGGAACTCTTCCGGGGAAAGGTCCAGAACATCGTCTCGGCGCTGGCCAAAAACGCCCGCTATGAAGTCCACACCCCCACGGCCGTCTGCGGGGTCCGCGGGACCGACTTCTTCGCCTTTTTCCTGAACGGGGTGAGCGGCTTCATCCCGAAGGAGGGGACTCTCTACGGCTACAGCCGCAGCATGCCCCAGGAGGTGAGAAGCGTCACCGTGGGACAGGCCATCCTGGTTCCGGCGGCGAACCGGCCGGCAGTGATCCAGCCCGCGAAATCCGGCGAGGTGGAAAGACACCTGCAGGATACGGCCCCGACGGGAAGGGAAAAAAGAGGCGCCCGATCCGGGCAAAAAGTGGGCGCCGCGGCGGAAGCAATGAATAAGATCACCCCGCTGGCGGACATGGCCGGCATTCCCGTCTCCTTGACATCCGCTGCGGGCGACCTCTTGACCGGGGAGGCGGACATCGGCAAGCTTCAGGGCTACATAGGCAACCTGAATAATACCGCCGCCGGGACGTTCACAACCGATGGGATGCTCACCAGGACATCGATCCTCTCGCTGGTGGACCTGGCATCCCAAACCCTGGCTTATCCGGGCCAGGGGTTTTCCAGCCGCGAATACTCGCTCCCGGGGGGCGGGTCGGCCGGCGAGTACCTGAATTACACCCGGTCGGCGCCGGTGAACGGCGTCTCCACGATCACCGCCGCGGGGGCGCAAGCCATGTGGGGGGAAGCGAGTCTTGCCGGACCCCAGTCCTACACGGTGGTCGCCGGCGGGGTCGTGAACGGCCTGTTCGACCCGGCGACGACCCCCTTGACCTGGGCCGACTTCCCCCAGGGCCAGGGAAGCTTCCTGGAAACCAACATCTTCCTGAGCCAGCAGACGTTCATGACCGACAACGACAGGGAAAACCTCGAACAGACCAACAGGATTCCCGCCTTCGATGTGGGTATGGCGAACCTGAGCGGCAGCAACGGAGCCCTCACCGTGAACATGAGCAACATCAAATTTTTCCGTTTCCAGGCCGAGGCCGATCCCCGGATCTGGGCAACGAACAGCGTTACCGGCAGCTACACCGCCAACCCGGCCGTCGGGGCTCAGGTCAAGCTCAACAGCTCCAACGGCCTGGCCGGGCTGACGCACACCTTTGAGGTGAAACAGTGGGACACGGGAAACAGGATCTGGGGCGCCTCCATCTACAGGGGCGCCGGCGACACGGGCGGGGCACTCTCACGGAGCGTTGCCGATACGGCAAGAGCGGCGACGGGTAATCTGCCGGCAGGGGCCTCCCCGGCGATTTCGATTACCGAACTCCGCGGCGGGGCGGCGGGGGCCATCTTTCCAAGCCCATATCCGTTTTCGCCGGGGATGGGATCTTTCACCGGGACCGCTGCGGGAACGGTTAAAACGGTTAAATAG
- a CDS encoding preprotein translocase subunit SecA, with protein sequence MPFEKERANEKSLAMIRGISAWPPADYFVRPERKEHRRTMLDRMARKLSGCVIRPVRVHLSGRNDIVAEVQQCEGGLLEKTDAELKKMAAFLKQRLHSQGFRKPLVAQTFALVREVAGRTVGMRHFDCQLIGGAALLNGFLVEMDTGEGKTLVATLPAATVALAGLPVHVITVNDYLTARDAEWMGEIYRFLGLSLGCVTHEKTPVQRRQAYRCDIAYCTNKELVFDYLRDKLALGECADPLRLYGEHLYNTKGKNQQLLLRGLHYAIVDEADSVLVDEARTPLILSKRESSEQERDVARQALFAAASLVAGYDYRVEYEVEQGVKKIVVTDTGRETISAITESLGPLWKGAVRREELVQKALAATLLFHRDEHYLVRDGKVQIIDEFTGRVMPDRSWEGGLHQLLEAKEGCEITGQQETAARISYQRFFMKYLKLCGMTATAREVRKELWAIYALPFMKIPTNKPTQRRCCPDRLFDTVDDKWEAVVQRIRELHEEGRPVLVGTRTVAASEQLGALLAASTLPFQMLNAKQDAEEALIVARAGEAGLITIATNMAGRGTDIKLAPGVAERGGLHVLMTERHEARRIDRQLAGRSGRQGDPGSHEAFLSLHDPLLENASGYWELVERLFKRFGYDMRKMVGRHMMIQAQKKVEKAHAGARKRLLQFDEELGDALSFSGRSD encoded by the coding sequence GTGCCCTTCGAAAAGGAACGGGCGAATGAAAAGAGTCTGGCTATGATCCGCGGCATATCAGCCTGGCCGCCCGCTGATTATTTCGTACGTCCCGAGCGAAAGGAACACAGAAGAACGATGCTCGACCGTATGGCCAGGAAACTGTCGGGCTGTGTCATACGTCCCGTCAGGGTTCACCTTAGCGGTCGGAATGACATAGTGGCAGAAGTCCAACAGTGCGAGGGCGGTTTATTGGAAAAAACGGATGCGGAACTCAAGAAAATGGCTGCGTTCCTGAAACAGAGACTCCATTCGCAGGGATTCAGAAAACCTCTGGTGGCGCAAACGTTTGCACTCGTCCGGGAGGTTGCCGGAAGAACGGTGGGGATGAGACATTTTGATTGCCAGTTGATCGGCGGGGCCGCCCTGTTGAACGGATTCCTCGTGGAAATGGATACAGGCGAAGGGAAGACGCTCGTAGCGACATTGCCCGCGGCAACAGTGGCCTTGGCAGGTCTGCCTGTCCATGTGATCACAGTCAATGACTACCTCACGGCAAGAGATGCTGAATGGATGGGCGAAATCTACCGTTTCCTCGGACTTTCTTTGGGCTGCGTCACTCATGAAAAGACGCCGGTCCAACGCCGTCAGGCCTACCGCTGCGACATTGCTTACTGTACCAACAAGGAATTGGTCTTTGATTATCTGCGGGACAAGCTCGCCCTCGGTGAATGCGCGGATCCGCTCCGCCTGTATGGGGAGCACCTGTACAATACGAAGGGGAAAAACCAGCAGCTCCTTCTTCGGGGGCTTCATTATGCCATTGTTGACGAGGCGGATAGTGTGCTGGTCGATGAGGCCCGGACGCCGCTCATCCTGTCGAAAAGAGAGTCTTCCGAGCAAGAGCGGGACGTAGCGAGACAGGCGCTCTTTGCAGCGGCCTCGCTCGTGGCGGGATACGACTATCGTGTCGAGTATGAAGTTGAGCAAGGGGTAAAAAAGATCGTTGTCACGGATACGGGCCGGGAAACAATCAGCGCAATCACGGAGTCGCTGGGACCGCTGTGGAAGGGCGCCGTGCGGAGAGAGGAACTCGTGCAAAAGGCGCTTGCGGCCACCCTGCTGTTCCACCGCGACGAACATTATCTGGTGCGTGACGGCAAGGTGCAGATCATCGACGAGTTTACCGGGCGGGTCATGCCGGATCGCTCCTGGGAGGGGGGGCTTCATCAGTTGCTCGAAGCGAAAGAGGGATGCGAAATCACCGGACAGCAGGAAACGGCGGCGCGCATCAGCTATCAACGCTTCTTCATGAAATATCTCAAGCTTTGCGGAATGACCGCGACGGCCCGGGAGGTGAGGAAAGAGTTGTGGGCTATCTATGCGTTGCCCTTTATGAAAATACCGACAAACAAGCCGACTCAACGCCGTTGCTGCCCGGATCGCCTGTTCGACACGGTGGATGACAAATGGGAGGCGGTTGTGCAGAGGATCCGGGAACTCCACGAGGAAGGCCGACCCGTGCTTGTCGGAACGCGAACCGTGGCGGCGTCAGAGCAGCTGGGCGCCCTTCTTGCGGCATCGACGCTTCCCTTTCAGATGCTTAATGCCAAGCAGGACGCGGAAGAGGCGCTTATCGTCGCAAGGGCGGGCGAAGCAGGGCTGATCACCATTGCCACAAACATGGCCGGAAGGGGTACGGACATCAAGCTTGCCCCGGGCGTCGCTGAACGGGGGGGGCTGCACGTCCTGATGACGGAACGGCATGAAGCGCGGCGGATCGACCGGCAGCTTGCAGGACGATCCGGAAGACAGGGCGATCCGGGCAGCCATGAGGCTTTTTTGTCTCTTCACGACCCGCTGCTGGAAAACGCGTCGGGCTATTGGGAACTGGTGGAAAGGTTGTTCAAAAGATTCGGGTATGATATGAGGAAAATGGTGGGGCGGCACATGATGATCCAGGCTCAAAAAAAGGTGGAGAAAGCGCATGCGGGAGCAAGGAAAAGGCTCCTGCAATTTGATGAGGAACTGGGGGATGCGTTGTCTTTCTCAGGGAGGAGCGACTAA
- a CDS encoding outer membrane beta-barrel protein: protein MGQYDSNYRTLAEPYGPAPAAFADYLANQDRRGFAMQNMARLDYVPLLPAPFIFTAGYAAMNTLHQRYGTDNDTFANSFTVAPGISNENFAVNLVANYTHNLKRDPGYNRYSESASVGPLFRYLLSRNHILEVSGAFTRKNFFRVVSNPEYEDQSSRGMESSLNWVWLFRENAIFNLKFGYTFDSAEGSHYDNRGYRGSANLIYPLLDVLRLQLGGEFYLQDYRNENVFFDNITRKDRTYTGTVGLTWSVLRHVDVIAQYLYTRVNSNIYIYDYQRDVCSLGMELKF, encoded by the coding sequence ATGGGCCAATACGACTCCAACTACCGGACGCTTGCCGAGCCTTACGGCCCGGCTCCGGCCGCATTTGCCGATTACCTGGCAAACCAGGACAGGCGAGGTTTCGCGATGCAGAATATGGCCCGCCTCGACTATGTCCCCCTCCTTCCCGCACCCTTCATCTTCACCGCGGGATACGCCGCCATGAACACGCTGCACCAGAGATACGGCACCGACAACGACACCTTCGCCAATTCCTTCACCGTGGCGCCGGGCATCAGCAATGAAAATTTCGCGGTCAACCTGGTGGCCAACTACACGCATAACCTGAAGCGCGATCCCGGCTACAACCGTTATTCCGAAAGCGCCAGCGTGGGCCCCCTTTTCCGCTACCTCCTGAGCAGGAACCACATCCTGGAGGTCAGCGGCGCCTTTACCCGAAAGAACTTCTTCAGGGTGGTCAGCAATCCCGAATATGAGGACCAGAGCTCCCGCGGCATGGAGAGCTCCCTGAACTGGGTCTGGCTCTTCAGGGAGAATGCGATCTTCAACCTGAAGTTCGGGTACACCTTTGACAGCGCCGAAGGCAGCCATTACGACAACCGGGGGTACCGGGGGTCGGCAAACCTGATCTATCCCCTCCTGGACGTCCTCAGGCTCCAGCTCGGCGGCGAGTTCTATCTCCAGGACTACCGAAACGAAAACGTTTTCTTCGACAACATCACACGGAAAGACAGGACCTATACGGGAACGGTCGGGCTGACCTGGTCCGTATTGAGACACGTGGACGTGATCGCCCAGTACCTCTACACGAGGGTCAATTCCAATATCTACATCTACGATTACCAACGGGATGTCTGTTCGCTGGGGATGGAACTCAAATTCTAA